The following coding sequences are from one Mycoplasma mycoides subsp. capri window:
- a CDS encoding BspA family leucine-rich repeat surface protein: protein MKKLLYTLSTLAVSVLSVISLIACSNKNNNEPTQLSKLEQLKNEISSLESNVKQYNEQINKTELEKQQLLKEIQKIEQEIKDLKKQENSKKEELNILNNRKNNLNNQIDNLNSQIATVDEVSKKDKQKITSLLKQIEQVKTNLDNATNQKNINIEKIQDLETEVQNLKNKTNNLEKELLENKSKKENLIKLQQQTETESKESKDMLDKLNKQKTDLTIQKTELEKQIQTEISQDGKNDQQLSKLQSEWKDVLENIKNLENENNKNQDQISKLDKTNRNDAEKLKELEKNKIDTESKLTQLNKQKDDLEKQIETRQNEFISKNNKAQIAQNSLNEINSKIRKTDESINDIKPKYDQELEKSKQLQKQIENVEQGIKLQEEEIKRLILNKEEKQKEVDNLKTQNINVEKQISDWEKNNTDLKNQLSLLIQKTKELNKQKEKLDNDINTYHQKKKELEEKKYNLIKQISDLNKQIQIENKKINEKQNQLEELTSKYSDRQNKIRELKEENLRLESSINELNSIYEYLKKKTVNAEYDNNKCTKIGFFFNDEINDYQIQTFDKYTTEVPDYLPSFIGSLAYAFKANNNYRVKNFDKWNVDNVTSIEGIFLDSYMYDVNLNNWNIKNIKNMKKAFYNSSFCCGDISEWNLSNVTDMSETFYRISSHIYHDISTKHVSKIKYHDAPRNELSYTISWTAWDVSGVRRMKDIFARSWLNKSLETWDVSGIIDDYDFFPHYIGLSSFYKEWWPQNTRGREPNYWEDLAPPHVFE, encoded by the coding sequence ATGAAAAAACTTTTATACACTTTATCAACACTAGCAGTAAGTGTTTTATCAGTTATAAGCTTAATTGCTTGTAGTAATAAAAACAATAATGAACCTACACAATTATCTAAACTAGAACAACTTAAAAATGAAATATCTAGTTTAGAGTCAAATGTTAAACAATATAATGAACAAATTAATAAAACTGAATTAGAAAAACAACAATTACTTAAAGAAATTCAAAAGATTGAACAAGAAATTAAAGATCTAAAAAAACAAGAAAATAGTAAAAAAGAAGAATTAAATATTTTAAATAATAGAAAAAATAATTTAAATAATCAAATTGATAATTTAAATTCTCAGATAGCTACTGTTGATGAAGTTAGTAAAAAAGATAAACAAAAAATAACCTCATTACTAAAACAAATTGAACAAGTAAAAACAAATCTAGATAATGCTACAAATCAAAAAAATATAAATATTGAAAAAATTCAGGATCTAGAAACAGAAGTTCAAAATCTTAAAAATAAAACAAATAATTTAGAAAAAGAACTTTTAGAAAATAAATCAAAAAAAGAAAACTTAATTAAATTACAACAACAAACTGAAACAGAATCAAAAGAATCTAAAGATATGTTAGATAAATTAAATAAGCAAAAAACTGATTTAACTATACAAAAAACTGAATTAGAAAAACAAATCCAAACAGAAATTTCTCAAGATGGTAAAAATGATCAACAGTTATCTAAGTTACAATCTGAGTGAAAAGATGTATTAGAAAACATAAAAAACTTAGAAAATGAAAACAATAAAAATCAGGATCAAATAAGCAAATTAGATAAAACAAATAGAAATGATGCTGAAAAATTAAAAGAGTTAGAAAAAAATAAGATAGATACAGAATCTAAATTAACTCAATTAAATAAACAAAAAGATGATTTAGAAAAACAAATTGAAACTAGACAAAATGAATTTATTTCTAAAAATAATAAAGCTCAAATCGCACAAAACAGTCTAAATGAAATTAATTCTAAAATTAGAAAAACAGATGAAAGTATTAATGATATTAAACCAAAATATGATCAAGAACTAGAAAAAAGTAAACAATTACAAAAACAAATTGAAAATGTTGAGCAAGGTATAAAACTTCAAGAAGAAGAAATAAAAAGACTAATTTTAAATAAAGAAGAAAAACAAAAAGAAGTTGATAATTTAAAAACTCAAAATATCAATGTTGAAAAACAAATTAGTGATTGAGAAAAAAATAATACAGATTTAAAAAATCAACTTAGTTTATTAATTCAAAAAACCAAAGAACTAAATAAACAAAAAGAAAAATTAGATAATGATATTAATACTTATCATCAAAAGAAAAAAGAATTAGAAGAAAAAAAGTACAATCTAATAAAACAAATTTCTGATCTTAATAAACAAATTCAAATAGAAAATAAAAAGATAAATGAAAAGCAAAATCAGTTAGAAGAGTTAACTAGTAAATATTCTGATAGACAAAATAAAATAAGAGAGTTAAAAGAAGAAAATTTACGTTTAGAATCAAGTATTAATGAATTAAATTCTATATACGAGTACTTAAAGAAAAAAACAGTTAATGCTGAATATGATAATAATAAGTGTACTAAAATAGGATTCTTTTTTAATGATGAAATAAATGATTATCAAATTCAAACTTTTGATAAATATACAACTGAAGTTCCAGATTATCTACCAAGTTTTATAGGTAGTTTAGCATATGCATTTAAAGCAAATAATAACTATAGAGTAAAAAATTTTGACAAATGAAATGTTGATAATGTTACTAGTATAGAAGGCATTTTTTTAGATTCTTATATGTATGATGTTAATTTAAATAATTGAAATATAAAGAATATAAAAAATATGAAAAAGGCTTTTTATAATTCTTCATTTTGTTGTGGAGATATTTCTGAATGAAACCTATCAAATGTAACAGATATGTCAGAAACATTTTATAGAATATCTAGTCATATATATCATGATATTTCAACAAAACATGTTTCTAAAATCAAATATCATGATGCACCAAGAAATGAACTTTCTTATACAATAAGTTGAACTGCTTGAGATGTTTCAGGTGTAAGAAGAATGAAAGATATATTTGCAAGATCTTGATTAAATAAATCATTAGAAACTTGAGATGTTTCTGGAATAATTGATGATTATGATTTTTTCCCACATTATATTGGGTTAAGCAGTTTTTATAAAGAATGATGACCACAAAATACTAGAGGTAGAGAACCTAATTATTGAGAAGATCTTGCTCCACCACATGTTTTTGAATAA
- a CDS encoding BspA family leucine-rich repeat surface protein, whose product MKKLLYALSTLLLGVFSTVSLVSCTKKNNNEPEQLSKLEQLKNEISSLETNVNKYNEQINKTELEKQQLLEEIQKIEKEITSLKIEENNKVKELNLLTNKKNSINQQIDKLNSQINSIDKTSKKDKQQINLLTEEIQKIKNNLTNATNQKNINLQQISNLENQVNQLKTKTSQLEKELLEKKLNKEELLLNKKETESKVNKFKAVLDNSNKEKQDLINQKTNLEEQIENQIFESSQKDENYLKLKNKLDHLLVEIKKLEKNDKENNQKINELKNSNKNNSEEFIKLEELKNQTHSQLNQLNKQKDELEKQIKEKQDLFISKNTEAKKVQDQLKEINKKVNQTDQKAKEINDLYQQQLEKSKKIDKQIQDIKNGIKVQDEELQKLLNKQTEKQQQVNQLKNENINAESKISEWIKTNKNLKTQLDTLIKKNEELNKQKEKLDSDINTYFEKKKELEEKKYHLVKQISDLKKQIDQESEKIKQKENQLKELTNNYSDRQNKIKELKEENQRLESSINELNSRYEYLKNKTVDAEYDGDKCTKIGFFYNSDTEEYQVQEFKKTTREVPDYLPTFIDSLAYSFKANNHYKIVNLDKWNLQNVTNIEGMFIDSYLYDMDLNNWNTSNIKNMKKVFYNTYFCCGNISDWNTSSVEDMSEMFSNVWYGVKHDISTKQAKRIHYLDPPRNELSYDVKWTAWDVSKVKRMKNLVLQSHLNTSLRTWDVSGIEDQYDNFAWYIGTDKLDESRWPKNTKGGKPVSIPIIKWHLM is encoded by the coding sequence ATGAAAAAACTTTTATACGCTTTATCAACACTATTATTAGGTGTTTTCTCAACTGTAAGTTTAGTTTCTTGTACTAAGAAAAACAATAATGAACCTGAACAATTATCTAAACTAGAACAACTTAAAAATGAAATATCTAGTTTAGAAACAAATGTTAATAAATATAATGAACAAATTAATAAAACTGAATTAGAAAAACAGCAATTACTTGAAGAAATCCAAAAGATTGAAAAAGAAATTACTAGTTTAAAAATAGAAGAAAATAATAAAGTCAAAGAATTAAACTTATTAACTAATAAAAAGAATAGTATAAATCAGCAAATTGATAAACTAAATTCTCAAATTAATTCTATTGATAAAACTAGTAAAAAAGATAAACAACAAATTAATTTACTAACTGAAGAAATTCAAAAGATAAAAAATAACTTAACTAATGCAACTAATCAAAAAAATATTAATCTTCAACAAATTAGTAATTTAGAAAATCAAGTTAACCAATTAAAAACTAAAACTAGTCAGCTAGAAAAAGAACTTTTAGAAAAGAAATTAAATAAAGAAGAACTTTTATTAAATAAAAAAGAAACAGAATCAAAAGTAAATAAATTTAAGGCTGTTTTAGATAATTCAAATAAAGAAAAACAAGATTTAATTAACCAAAAAACTAATTTAGAAGAACAAATTGAAAATCAAATCTTTGAATCTAGTCAAAAAGATGAAAATTATCTAAAATTAAAAAATAAATTAGATCATTTATTAGTTGAGATTAAAAAACTAGAAAAAAATGATAAAGAAAATAATCAAAAAATTAATGAGTTAAAAAATAGTAATAAAAATAATTCAGAAGAATTTATAAAACTAGAAGAATTAAAGAACCAAACACATTCTCAACTAAACCAATTAAATAAACAAAAAGATGAACTAGAAAAACAAATAAAAGAAAAACAAGATCTGTTTATTTCTAAAAATACAGAAGCTAAGAAAGTTCAAGATCAACTAAAAGAAATTAATAAAAAAGTAAATCAAACTGATCAAAAAGCAAAAGAAATTAATGATCTGTATCAACAACAATTAGAAAAAAGTAAAAAAATTGACAAACAAATTCAAGACATTAAAAATGGTATAAAAGTTCAAGATGAAGAATTACAAAAATTACTTAATAAACAAACTGAAAAACAACAACAAGTAAACCAGTTAAAAAATGAAAATATTAATGCTGAAAGCAAAATTAGTGAATGAATTAAAACTAATAAAAATTTAAAAACTCAACTAGATACATTAATTAAAAAAAATGAAGAACTAAATAAACAAAAAGAAAAGCTAGATTCTGATATTAATACTTATTTTGAAAAGAAAAAAGAATTAGAAGAAAAAAAGTATCACTTAGTAAAGCAAATCTCAGATCTTAAAAAACAAATTGATCAAGAATCAGAAAAGATAAAACAAAAAGAAAATCAATTAAAAGAATTAACAAATAACTATTCTGATAGACAAAATAAAATCAAAGAATTAAAAGAAGAAAATCAACGTTTAGAATCAAGTATTAATGAATTAAATTCTAGATATGAATATTTAAAAAACAAAACAGTTGATGCTGAATATGATGGAGATAAATGTACTAAGATCGGCTTTTTTTATAATAGTGATACTGAAGAATATCAAGTTCAAGAATTTAAAAAAACAACAAGAGAAGTACCTGATTATTTACCAACTTTTATAGATAGTTTAGCTTATAGTTTTAAAGCTAATAATCACTATAAGATAGTAAATCTTGATAAATGAAATTTACAAAATGTAACTAATATTGAAGGTATGTTTATTGATTCTTATTTATATGATATGGATTTAAATAATTGAAATACTTCAAATATTAAAAATATGAAAAAAGTTTTTTATAATACTTATTTTTGTTGTGGAAATATTTCTGATTGAAACACTTCAAGTGTAGAAGATATGAGTGAAATGTTTTCAAATGTTTGATATGGAGTTAAACATGATATTTCAACAAAACAAGCAAAAAGAATTCATTATCTTGATCCACCTAGAAATGAACTTTCATATGATGTTAAGTGAACTGCTTGAGATGTTTCAAAAGTAAAAAGAATGAAAAACTTGGTTTTACAAAGTCACTTAAATACATCACTTAGAACTTGAGATGTTTCAGGGATTGAAGATCAATATGATAATTTTGCATGATATATAGGAACTGATAAATTAGATGAGTCTAGATGACCAAAAAATACTAAAGGTGGAAAACCAGTTTCTATACCAATAATAAAATGACACTTAATGTAG
- a CDS encoding S41 family peptidase encodes MKLVKKIGFLSLSAISILGPIAMINNLTTDNNLLITKRFLSSSNSNVGLKSYDYINLINNKYIPTKINLHDHNGIAYIGVKEFLKSLDGLISFSKIKVRPYQNANFYKEKEISYNYKDNKVVLNSISKYSNNNKTTNYQLEIDSKNKTITVSDNDFFTDIFTFYRRGEEDLNIDFLNTEIVNKNKHIVFDLNKYGIEILNDQNDLYLPLVLINQLFLNQSNVQLYFNGQSVNLFAYSKTLGKVDLLKQLKHSYLNNQNHIPAGLKDFQYKYLGFLFDHFYGIKLDKNASYKDLFKKYEKYIKADNTTHYLTSRYLIEQLDDLHSSYLLTGYYNKDLETINKAVLKTTTPRSDRFKDIARRLSAYYDKELNYKNVYTPDKKTSVISFKNFEANSAFKIEESLKQAQRDGIKNIVLDVSFNSGGYLGTAFEIMGFLTDKPFKSYSYNPLTKEQKVETIKSRFKKYDFNYYVLTSPFSFSAGNIFPQLVKDNNVAKVIGFKTAGGASAISQAILPTGDIIQLSSNNVLTNKSHQSLEYGVSPDITLGFDPFKQTEKFFDPAYIQQAINKDTNTLNSVPATHSSAVEPNYVHELVEQPQPLQLSRKTDETEIKNLNNLFSSIKETERKDAYFVLGALGVVISLAISFVIIKKLLK; translated from the coding sequence ATGAAACTAGTTAAAAAAATAGGCTTTTTAAGCTTAAGTGCAATTAGCATACTAGGACCTATAGCTATGATTAACAATCTAACTACTGATAATAATCTTTTAATAACCAAAAGGTTTTTAAGTAGTTCAAACTCTAATGTTGGGTTAAAATCATATGATTATATAAACTTAATTAACAACAAATATATACCTACAAAAATTAATTTACACGATCATAATGGGATTGCGTATATTGGAGTTAAAGAATTTCTAAAGTCTCTAGACGGACTTATTAGTTTTTCAAAAATAAAAGTAAGACCATATCAAAACGCAAACTTTTATAAAGAAAAAGAAATTAGTTATAATTACAAAGACAATAAAGTTGTTTTAAACTCAATTAGTAAATATTCAAATAATAATAAAACTACTAACTATCAACTAGAAATTGATAGTAAAAATAAAACTATTACAGTATCTGATAATGACTTTTTTACAGATATTTTCACTTTTTATAGACGTGGTGAAGAAGATTTAAATATTGACTTTTTAAATACTGAAATTGTAAATAAAAATAAACATATAGTATTTGATTTAAACAAGTATGGAATCGAAATTTTAAATGATCAAAATGACTTGTATTTACCATTAGTACTAATTAATCAATTATTTTTAAATCAATCAAACGTGCAATTGTATTTTAATGGACAATCTGTTAATTTATTTGCATATAGTAAAACACTTGGAAAAGTTGATTTATTAAAACAATTAAAACACTCATATTTAAATAATCAAAATCATATACCAGCAGGTTTAAAAGATTTTCAATATAAATATTTAGGATTTTTATTTGATCATTTTTATGGTATTAAATTAGATAAAAATGCTTCATATAAAGATTTATTTAAAAAATATGAAAAATACATTAAAGCAGATAATACTACTCACTACTTAACAAGTAGATATTTAATTGAACAATTAGATGATTTACATTCATCATATTTATTAACTGGATATTATAATAAAGATTTAGAAACAATTAATAAAGCTGTTTTAAAAACAACAACACCTAGATCTGATAGATTTAAAGATATTGCAAGAAGATTAAGTGCATATTATGATAAAGAGTTAAACTATAAAAATGTTTATACTCCAGATAAAAAAACAAGCGTTATTTCATTTAAAAACTTTGAAGCTAATTCAGCTTTTAAAATTGAAGAAAGCTTAAAACAAGCTCAAAGAGATGGTATTAAAAATATTGTTTTAGATGTAAGTTTTAATAGTGGTGGTTATTTAGGAACTGCTTTTGAAATTATGGGATTTTTAACAGATAAACCATTTAAATCTTATTCATATAATCCTTTAACAAAAGAACAAAAAGTTGAAACTATTAAATCAAGATTTAAAAAATATGATTTTAACTATTATGTTTTAACTTCACCATTTTCATTCTCAGCTGGAAACATTTTCCCTCAACTAGTTAAAGATAATAATGTTGCAAAAGTAATTGGATTTAAAACTGCAGGTGGAGCTTCAGCTATTAGTCAAGCAATTCTACCAACTGGAGATATTATTCAATTAAGTAGTAATAATGTTTTAACTAATAAATCTCATCAAAGTTTAGAATATGGTGTTAGTCCAGATATTACACTTGGATTTGATCCATTCAAACAAACTGAAAAATTCTTTGATCCAGCTTATATTCAACAAGCTATTAATAAAGATACAAATACATTAAATTCAGTTCCAGCTACTCATTCTAGTGCTGTTGAACCAAATTATGTACATGAACTTGTAGAACAACCTCAACCACTACAATTAAGTAGAAAAACTGATGAAACTGAAATAAAAAATCTTAATAATTTATTTTCTAGTATAAAAGAAACTGAAAGAAAAGATGCATATTTTGTACTTGGAGCACTTGGTGTTGTTATTAGTTTAGCAATCTCATTTGTAATTATTAAAAAATTATTAAAATAA
- the thiI gene encoding tRNA uracil 4-sulfurtransferase ThiI: MKYILIRYGELTLKGNNRFQFIDKLISNIKFKLKQFDKEDIKFIKDHNSLTLEIKDELETQIIEQLKTVFGIYSISIINYVNKDLEQIKKAALQIAKNSKAKTFKLEVSRKNKSFNYTSIELKHILATEILKNTDHLSVDVHNPELVIEIVVKKDHVDVFDNRIDGLKGLPVGISDKGLCLLSGGIDSPVSAFLTLKRGMQVDFIHFMTPPHTSYQALDKVFNLAKKLAKYNLSNFKLHICDFNLLLQELQHLIDPSYKITIMRRMFLRIANIIAKNNNNKAIITGESLGQVASQTIQSINVINNVSDLPILRPVITYDKEEIIKIAKFIDTYETSILPFDDVCSMFVPKDPIIKPKLDIANKLEENIYWKELLEETIKNNIKTFVYKNGEFAQE, encoded by the coding sequence ATGAAATATATATTAATCAGATATGGTGAATTAACTTTAAAAGGAAATAATAGATTTCAATTTATTGATAAGTTAATTTCAAATATTAAATTTAAATTAAAACAATTTGATAAAGAAGACATTAAGTTTATAAAAGATCATAATTCTTTGACTTTAGAAATTAAAGATGAACTAGAAACTCAAATTATAGAACAACTAAAAACTGTATTTGGAATTTATTCAATTTCAATTATTAATTATGTTAATAAAGATTTAGAACAAATTAAAAAAGCAGCTTTACAAATTGCTAAAAACTCAAAAGCAAAAACTTTTAAACTAGAAGTAAGTAGAAAAAATAAATCATTTAATTATACAAGTATAGAATTAAAACACATTTTAGCAACTGAAATTTTAAAAAATACTGATCATTTGTCAGTTGATGTACATAACCCAGAATTAGTAATTGAAATAGTTGTTAAAAAAGATCATGTTGATGTTTTTGATAATAGAATTGATGGATTAAAAGGTTTACCAGTTGGAATTAGTGATAAAGGGTTATGTTTATTAAGTGGAGGCATTGATTCACCAGTTAGTGCATTTTTAACTTTAAAAAGAGGTATGCAAGTAGATTTTATTCATTTTATGACTCCACCACATACTTCATATCAAGCACTAGATAAAGTTTTTAATTTAGCAAAAAAATTAGCAAAATATAATTTATCTAATTTTAAATTACATATTTGTGATTTTAATTTGCTATTACAAGAGCTACAACATCTAATTGATCCTAGTTATAAAATTACAATTATGAGAAGAATGTTTTTAAGAATTGCAAATATTATTGCAAAAAATAATAACAATAAAGCAATTATTACTGGAGAAAGTTTAGGACAAGTTGCTAGTCAAACGATTCAAAGTATTAATGTAATTAATAATGTAAGTGATTTACCAATTTTAAGACCTGTAATTACTTATGATAAAGAAGAAATTATTAAAATAGCTAAATTTATAGATACTTATGAGACTTCTATTTTACCTTTTGATGATGTATGCAGTATGTTTGTACCAAAAGATCCGATCATTAAACCAAAACTAGATATAGCAAATAAATTAGAAGAAAATATTTATTGAAAAGAACTATTAGAAGAGACTATAAAAAATAATATTAAAACATTTGTTTATAAAAATGGAGAATTTGCACAAGAATAA